A window of the Planococcus citri chromosome 4, ihPlaCitr1.1, whole genome shotgun sequence genome harbors these coding sequences:
- the Adi1 gene encoding acireductone dioxygenase isoform X2 has product MVRAWYMDDSTEDQRLEHQKNPPEFIDLNTLYEISGVEYFKVNEKNVAQDELINKLKAERGYTYEDELVCSKECLPNYEEKLKIFFQEHLHTDEEIRLVLEGSGYFDVRDKNDKWIRVEVVPGDLLIVPGGIYHRFTLDINNFIKAKRYFVGEPVWTPYNRPAEEMDSRKVYLEKLNNNRFTVKV; this is encoded by the exons ATGGTTCGAGCTTGGTACATGGACGATAGCACCGAAGATCAAAGGTTAGAACACCAGAAAAATCCACCGGAATTCATCGACTTGAATACACTGTACGAAATCAGCGGTGTAGAATACTTCAAA GTTAATGAGAAAAATGTCGCCCAAGACGAACTGATAAATAAACTCAAGGCTGAAAGAGGTTACACGTACGAAGATGAACTCGTTTGCTCCAAAGAATGTCTTCCAAATTACGAAGAAAAG ctgaaaatatttttccaagagCATTTGCATACCGATGAAGAAATCAGATTAGTGCTCGAAGGTTCAGGATACTTTGATGTGAGAGATAAGAACGATAAATGGATCAGAGTTGAGGTTGTTCCTGGAGATTTGTTGATTGTCCCTGGAGGAATTTATCATCGATTTACTTTGGACATCAat aattttattaaaGCTAAGCGGTATTTTGTTGGTGAACCAGTCTGGACTCCGTATAATAGACCGGCCGAAGAAATGGATTCTAGAAAAGTTTACTTGGAAAAACTGAACAATAATCGCTTTACTGTCAAAGTATGA
- the Adi1 gene encoding acireductone dioxygenase isoform X1, translating to MVRAWYMDDSTEDQRLEHQKNPPEFIDLNTLYEISGVEYFKVNEKNVAQDELINKLKAERGYTYEDELVCSKECLPNYEEKYVQISQLKIFFQEHLHTDEEIRLVLEGSGYFDVRDKNDKWIRVEVVPGDLLIVPGGIYHRFTLDINNFIKAKRYFVGEPVWTPYNRPAEEMDSRKVYLEKLNNNRFTVKV from the exons ATGGTTCGAGCTTGGTACATGGACGATAGCACCGAAGATCAAAGGTTAGAACACCAGAAAAATCCACCGGAATTCATCGACTTGAATACACTGTACGAAATCAGCGGTGTAGAATACTTCAAA GTTAATGAGAAAAATGTCGCCCAAGACGAACTGATAAATAAACTCAAGGCTGAAAGAGGTTACACGTACGAAGATGAACTCGTTTGCTCCAAAGAATGTCTTCCAAATTACGAAGAAAAG TATGTTCAAATTTCGcagctgaaaatatttttccaagagCATTTGCATACCGATGAAGAAATCAGATTAGTGCTCGAAGGTTCAGGATACTTTGATGTGAGAGATAAGAACGATAAATGGATCAGAGTTGAGGTTGTTCCTGGAGATTTGTTGATTGTCCCTGGAGGAATTTATCATCGATTTACTTTGGACATCAat aattttattaaaGCTAAGCGGTATTTTGTTGGTGAACCAGTCTGGACTCCGTATAATAGACCGGCCGAAGAAATGGATTCTAGAAAAGTTTACTTGGAAAAACTGAACAATAATCGCTTTACTGTCAAAGTATGA